One bacterium genomic window carries:
- the greA gene encoding transcription elongation factor GreA yields the protein MEEKATILTPEGLRKLEEELEFLKTVKRKEVAERIKQSKEFGDLMENSEYEDAKNEQAFIEGRILTVEGMLRNAKVIDNHDVRSDVVTIGSTVRLQDEAGEELSYTIVGSPEADPLHDRISNESPVGRALLGKRRGDKVTVKAPAGTIRYIIKAIKR from the coding sequence ATGGAAGAAAAAGCTACCATCCTAACCCCCGAAGGCCTGCGGAAGCTCGAGGAGGAACTGGAATTCCTCAAGACCGTGAAGCGCAAGGAAGTGGCCGAGCGTATCAAGCAATCGAAAGAATTTGGCGACCTCATGGAAAACTCCGAGTACGAGGACGCAAAGAACGAGCAGGCGTTCATCGAGGGCCGCATCCTGACGGTCGAGGGGATGCTGCGGAACGCCAAAGTGATCGACAACCACGACGTGCGGTCGGACGTGGTCACGATCGGCAGTACCGTCAGGCTCCAAGACGAGGCCGGAGAGGAACTGAGCTACACGATCGTCGGATCCCCCGAGGCGGACCCCCTCCACGACCGAATCAGCAACGAATCGCCGGTTGGACGGGCGCTCCTCGGGAAGCGGCGGGGGGACAAGGTGACCGTGAAGGCCCCCGCGGGGACGATCCGCTACATCATCAAAGCCATCAAGCGCTGA
- a CDS encoding NAD(P)H-binding protein, which produces MSREPAPMGRFAFVLHPLYVSQYAQKFPFTRFLPDRLVEAAFRAVPPFEASHITGIVSATGARSEGWFIALPWTPRVLLAAPPALVYRRLIQAGRIAERLGAGIVGLGAFTKVVGDRGLTVAQALRIGVTTGNSLTVATAIEGALMGAHRMGVEVAQAQVAVVGATGAIGAACCRILARQVGGLILVARTQSRLEALAEELGSTGPARVDVTSDVRRAVGGADIVITVTTATDVLIEPEDLRPGAVVCDVARPRNVSRLVYDRRSDVLVIDGGVIEVPGPVEFGLDFGFPPRSCEACMAETIILALEGRYDDYTLGAEVQLDRVDEIHALMRKHGFHISGFRRFERKISDDEVDAIRHAARSANAPRPATLGL; this is translated from the coding sequence ATGAGCAGGGAACCGGCGCCGATGGGGCGGTTCGCATTCGTGCTGCACCCCTTGTACGTCTCCCAGTACGCGCAAAAGTTTCCCTTCACACGCTTCCTCCCCGACCGCCTGGTCGAAGCGGCATTCCGCGCCGTCCCGCCGTTCGAGGCCTCGCATATTACCGGGATCGTCTCGGCGACGGGGGCGCGGTCCGAGGGCTGGTTTATCGCCCTCCCCTGGACCCCGCGCGTCCTGCTCGCGGCCCCGCCCGCTCTCGTCTACCGGCGTCTGATCCAGGCGGGCCGCATCGCCGAGCGCCTCGGGGCCGGGATTGTGGGGTTGGGCGCGTTCACCAAGGTCGTGGGCGATCGCGGGCTCACGGTGGCCCAGGCCCTTCGGATCGGGGTCACGACGGGAAACAGCCTCACCGTCGCGACCGCGATCGAGGGCGCGCTCATGGGGGCGCACCGCATGGGGGTCGAGGTCGCCCAGGCCCAGGTCGCCGTTGTGGGAGCGACCGGCGCGATCGGCGCGGCGTGCTGCCGGATCCTCGCGCGGCAGGTGGGCGGCTTGATTCTGGTGGCCCGCACGCAGAGCCGGCTGGAGGCGCTCGCGGAGGAGCTCGGCTCCACCGGCCCGGCGCGTGTCGACGTCACCTCGGATGTCCGCCGAGCTGTAGGGGGCGCCGACATCGTCATCACGGTCACCACCGCGACCGACGTCCTGATCGAGCCGGAGGATCTCCGCCCGGGGGCGGTGGTCTGCGACGTCGCGCGGCCGCGAAACGTGTCGCGGCTGGTCTACGATCGCCGCAGCGACGTGCTGGTGATCGACGGCGGGGTCATCGAAGTGCCGGGACCCGTGGAGTTCGGGTTGGATTTCGGGTTCCCCCCGCGGTCCTGTGAGGCCTGCATGGCCGAGACGATCATCCTCGCATTGGAAGGGCGCTATGACGATTACACGCTGGGGGCCGAGGTCCAGCTCGACCGCGTCGACGAAATCCACGCACTGATGCGCAAGCACGGGTTTCACATCTCGGGGTTCCGCCGCTTCGAACGGAAGATCTCCGACGACGAGGTGGACGCGATCCGTCATGCCGCGCGATCGGCAAACGCGCCGCGCCCTGCTACGCTTGGGCTTTGA
- a CDS encoding quinate 5-dehydrogenase gives MKRVVSVSLGSSTRDKRVETEILGERFVIERIGTDGDTDRYRALVEELDGHVDAIGMGGIDLYLRAGAARYQIRDAARLIRGVRRTPVVDGGGIKNSWEKYLILEYLPKEAGISFAGRRVLLVSSVDRYGMAEAFVRAGAQTLFGDFYFALGIPIPMRSLTTVRLLAACLLPVFTKLPFKLLYPTGAKQEQVTPRFPHLFRWAEVLAGDFHLIRRYMPPDLRGKTVLTQTITPADTEELRRRGTRTLITVAPEMDGRSFATNVLEGVVLALSGRRGELGPEEYIEWMLRAGFRPRIETLTAA, from the coding sequence ATGAAGCGCGTGGTCAGCGTGAGCTTGGGCAGCAGCACTCGCGACAAGCGCGTGGAAACGGAAATCCTCGGCGAACGCTTCGTGATCGAGCGGATCGGCACCGACGGCGACACGGATCGGTATCGGGCTCTCGTGGAGGAGCTCGACGGTCATGTGGATGCGATCGGCATGGGCGGCATCGACCTCTACCTGCGCGCCGGCGCGGCCCGGTATCAGATCCGCGACGCCGCCCGATTGATCCGAGGCGTTCGCCGCACGCCCGTCGTGGATGGCGGGGGCATCAAGAACTCGTGGGAGAAGTACCTCATCCTAGAATACCTTCCAAAGGAGGCCGGTATCTCGTTTGCGGGGCGGCGTGTGCTGCTCGTCAGCAGCGTCGATCGATACGGAATGGCCGAGGCGTTCGTGCGCGCCGGCGCCCAGACCCTGTTTGGCGATTTCTACTTCGCCCTCGGCATCCCCATTCCCATGCGGTCGCTGACCACCGTCCGGCTCCTGGCCGCGTGTCTCCTCCCGGTATTCACGAAGCTCCCGTTCAAGCTACTCTATCCGACAGGCGCCAAGCAGGAGCAGGTCACGCCCCGCTTCCCCCACTTGTTTCGGTGGGCGGAGGTCCTGGCCGGCGATTTCCATCTCATTCGGCGCTACATGCCCCCCGATCTCCGGGGGAAGACGGTCCTGACCCAGACGATCACCCCCGCGGACACCGAGGAACTGCGCCGCCGAGGGACCCGGACCCTCATTACCGTAGCTCCAGAGATGGACGGCCGGTCGTTTGCCACAAACGTGCTTGAGGGCGTCGTGCTTGCGCTGTCCGGGCGCCGCGGAGAACTTGGTCCGGAAGAATACATCGAGTGGATGCTGCGGGCCGGGTTCCGCCCCCGGATCGAGACGCTCACCGCGGCGTGA